From a single Apium graveolens cultivar Ventura chromosome 2, ASM990537v1, whole genome shotgun sequence genomic region:
- the LOC141706845 gene encoding uncharacterized protein LOC141706845 isoform X2, translating into MEHEQLKQSSPAIRALGSLFKFTQSRHWDESPTSSWRGESEYRKDDLTWTSVKDADAGLSTTTMGSEVAAQMDALGLPLSFSTNKRNSVARGKRKDTNKNYLHTDVEIKDAVPISITANCDVAVDAKFLSSETEDPATVIERVVCAAVAENSGSDITSDELTPCLSCGSLNNQHLLKDDTVMKSNSISLNNGISGKSLLLKNEGSGHSEKNQKAGLTEPFDLGSPSVGNCTEFENSISSTWTKLSEDPKSHCAVHPHFSQALDNDNIDSDCLSEENQSKECEKLLDSACSLFAEVLKCNSVDAVNSLVQDQCTDYGKVSYDESEGPQSTVFTQFPEPNPDAIDLKSIGGFGDWKTYWDSFYSRSYFFNIKTQESTWEPPAGMEHLVYLDCSNQTKLIGMDADQMDVRSAISSQNSKTLDSIDRQYILDFETDDTSLSQPLTETSEVHELTADNFNNSLITSAVRCISEPLNESHEVNQISVKTSNTQTMEIFASALSESAQSTDPFPPHTISLEDKMDAQCGTIHNVRKKKARRERARRNISGDKEELQYQEFAEEFSPIINKYWHQRYQLFSKFDCGIRMDEEGWFSVTPELIAKHHASRCGSGTVVDCFTGAGGNAIQFALRCKHVIAIDIDPKKIDYAQHNASIYGVDERLDFIRGDSFLLASTLKADTVFLSPPWGGPAYSKVKDFDIKTMLKPYDGYKLFNVAKQIASRIVMFLPRNVNINQLAELSLSENPPWSLEVEQNFLNGRLKAITAYFSNPAVDDTSSP; encoded by the exons ATGGAACACGAACAACTCAAGCAATCATCACCTGCTATTAGAGCTCTCGGCTCCCTCTTCAAATTCACTCAAAGTCGCCACtg GGACGAATCCCCGACATCATCGTGGAGAGGTGAATCCGAATATCGTAAGGATGATCTG ACATGGACATCTGTGAAGGATGCTGATGCTGGTTTAAGTACGACAACAATGGGAAGTG AAGTTGCTGCACAGATGGATGCACTTGGTCTTCCTTTATCCTTTTCGACAAATAAG AGAAATAGTGTGGCTCGAGGGAAAAGAAAGGACACCAATAAAAATTATCTCCATACTGATGTAGAAATTAAAGACGCGGTTCCCATTTCCATTACAGCGA ACTGTGACGTTGCAGTGGATGCTAAATTCCTCTCCAGTGAAACAGAAGATCCAGCTACTGTGATTGAAAGAGTTGTCTGTGCTGCAGTTGCAGAAAATAGTGGCAGCGATATTACCTCCGACGAATTAACTCCCTGCTTGTCTTGTGGTTCTCTCAACAACCAACATTTATTAAAGGATGACACTGTAATGAAGTCTAATTCAATTAGTCTTAATAATGGAATTTCTGGTAAGAGTCTTTTGTTAAAAAATGAAGGCAGTGGTCATTCTGAGAAAAATCAAAAAGCAGGGTTAACGGAGCCTTTTGATTTGGGAAGCCCTTCCGTAGGTAATTGCACAGAGTTTGAGAATTCGATATCAAGTACCTGGACTAAGTTATCAGAAGATCCCAAGTCTCACTGTGCGGTGCATCCTCATTTTTCTCAAGCACTCGATAATGACAATATAGATAGTGATTGCCTCTCAGAGGAAAACCAGTCTAAAGAATGTGAGAAGTTGTTGGACTCTGCTTGTTCACTGTTTGCAGAAGTGCTCAAGTGTAATAGTGTAGATGCTGTGAACTCTCTAGTACAAGACCAGTGCACAGATTATGGAAAGGTATCATATGATGAGTCTGAGGGTCCCCAGTCCACTGTATTTACTCAGTTTCCAGAACCCAATCCTGATGCAATAGACCTCAAAAGCATTGGTGGTTTTGGAGATTGGAAGACATATTGGGATTCTTTCTACTCTAGATCTTACTTTTTTAATATAAAAACTCAAGAGTCTACATGGGAACCACCTGCAGGGATGGAACATTTGGTATATCTTGACTGCAGTAATCAGACAAAATTGATTGGTATGGACGCAGATCAAATGGATGTTCGTTCTGCCATTTCCTCCCAAAACAGCAAGACCTTAGATTCAATTGATCGACAGTACATTCTTGATTTTGAGACAGATGATACATCATTGTCACAGCCACTTACCGAGACATCAGAGGTACACGAGCTTACTGCTGACAATTTCAACAACTCCTTGATTACTTCCGCTGTGAGATGCATTTCTGAACCTTTGAATGAATCACATGAAGTCAATCAAATTAGTGTCAAAACATCAAACACACAGACGATGGAAAT ATTTGCAAGTGCACTTTCCGAGAGTGCACAGAGTACTGATCCGTTTCCTCCACATACAATTTCTCTAGAGGATAAGATGGATGCTCAATGTGGAACTATCCATAATGTAAGGAAAAAGAAAGCGAGGAGAGAACGGGCGCGGAGGAATATATCAGGCGATAAAGAAG AACTGCAATATCAAGAGTTTGCTGAGGAATTTTCTCCGATCATTAACAAGTACTGGCATCAGAGATACCAACTGTTTTCTAAATTTGATTGTGGGATAAGAATGGACGAGGAAGGATGGTTCTCTGTCACTCCGGAGCTTATAGCAAAGCATCATGCATCCCGTTGCGGTAGTGGCACCGTTGTTGACTGTTTCACAGGAGCTGGTGGAAATGCTATCCAATTCGCACTGAG GTGCAAACATGTTATCGCGATTGATATTGATCCAAAGAAGATTGATTATGCACAACATAATGCTTCTATATATGGGGTTGATGAGCGTCTTGACTTCATAAGAGGGGATTCTTTTCTTTTAGCTTCAACTCTGAAG GCAGATACTGTCTTTTTATCGCCGCCATGGGGAGGGCCTGCTTATTCCAAAGTAAAGGATTTTGATATAAAGACCATGCTCAAGCCATATGATGG GTATAAACTATTTAATGTTGCAAAACAGATTGCTTCGAGAATAGTCATGTTCCTACCAAGAAATGTCAATATTAACCAGCTGGCTGAGTTATCATTGTCTGAAAATCCTCCATGGTCACTGGAG GTTGAACAGAACTTCCTAAATGGCAGGTTGAAGGCTATTACTGCGTACTTCAGTAATCCAGCAGTAGATGATACTTCTAGCCCGTGA
- the LOC141706845 gene encoding uncharacterized protein LOC141706845 isoform X1 has translation MEHEQLKQSSPAIRALGSLFKFTQSRHWDESPTSSWRGESEYRKDDLTWTSVKDADAGLSTTTMGSEVAAQMDALGLPLSFSTNKRNSVARGKRKDTNKNYLHTDVEIKDAVPISITASEHEIISPDIIHDNILCSMSIPSHNESSDCDVAVDAKFLSSETEDPATVIERVVCAAVAENSGSDITSDELTPCLSCGSLNNQHLLKDDTVMKSNSISLNNGISGKSLLLKNEGSGHSEKNQKAGLTEPFDLGSPSVGNCTEFENSISSTWTKLSEDPKSHCAVHPHFSQALDNDNIDSDCLSEENQSKECEKLLDSACSLFAEVLKCNSVDAVNSLVQDQCTDYGKVSYDESEGPQSTVFTQFPEPNPDAIDLKSIGGFGDWKTYWDSFYSRSYFFNIKTQESTWEPPAGMEHLVYLDCSNQTKLIGMDADQMDVRSAISSQNSKTLDSIDRQYILDFETDDTSLSQPLTETSEVHELTADNFNNSLITSAVRCISEPLNESHEVNQISVKTSNTQTMEIFASALSESAQSTDPFPPHTISLEDKMDAQCGTIHNVRKKKARRERARRNISGDKEELQYQEFAEEFSPIINKYWHQRYQLFSKFDCGIRMDEEGWFSVTPELIAKHHASRCGSGTVVDCFTGAGGNAIQFALRCKHVIAIDIDPKKIDYAQHNASIYGVDERLDFIRGDSFLLASTLKADTVFLSPPWGGPAYSKVKDFDIKTMLKPYDGYKLFNVAKQIASRIVMFLPRNVNINQLAELSLSENPPWSLEVEQNFLNGRLKAITAYFSNPAVDDTSSP, from the exons ATGGAACACGAACAACTCAAGCAATCATCACCTGCTATTAGAGCTCTCGGCTCCCTCTTCAAATTCACTCAAAGTCGCCACtg GGACGAATCCCCGACATCATCGTGGAGAGGTGAATCCGAATATCGTAAGGATGATCTG ACATGGACATCTGTGAAGGATGCTGATGCTGGTTTAAGTACGACAACAATGGGAAGTG AAGTTGCTGCACAGATGGATGCACTTGGTCTTCCTTTATCCTTTTCGACAAATAAG AGAAATAGTGTGGCTCGAGGGAAAAGAAAGGACACCAATAAAAATTATCTCCATACTGATGTAGAAATTAAAGACGCGGTTCCCATTTCCATTACAGCGAGTGAGCATGAAATCATCTCTCCTGATATTATTCATGATAACATATTGTGTAGCATGTCAATTCCGAGCCATAATGAATCATCAGACTGTGACGTTGCAGTGGATGCTAAATTCCTCTCCAGTGAAACAGAAGATCCAGCTACTGTGATTGAAAGAGTTGTCTGTGCTGCAGTTGCAGAAAATAGTGGCAGCGATATTACCTCCGACGAATTAACTCCCTGCTTGTCTTGTGGTTCTCTCAACAACCAACATTTATTAAAGGATGACACTGTAATGAAGTCTAATTCAATTAGTCTTAATAATGGAATTTCTGGTAAGAGTCTTTTGTTAAAAAATGAAGGCAGTGGTCATTCTGAGAAAAATCAAAAAGCAGGGTTAACGGAGCCTTTTGATTTGGGAAGCCCTTCCGTAGGTAATTGCACAGAGTTTGAGAATTCGATATCAAGTACCTGGACTAAGTTATCAGAAGATCCCAAGTCTCACTGTGCGGTGCATCCTCATTTTTCTCAAGCACTCGATAATGACAATATAGATAGTGATTGCCTCTCAGAGGAAAACCAGTCTAAAGAATGTGAGAAGTTGTTGGACTCTGCTTGTTCACTGTTTGCAGAAGTGCTCAAGTGTAATAGTGTAGATGCTGTGAACTCTCTAGTACAAGACCAGTGCACAGATTATGGAAAGGTATCATATGATGAGTCTGAGGGTCCCCAGTCCACTGTATTTACTCAGTTTCCAGAACCCAATCCTGATGCAATAGACCTCAAAAGCATTGGTGGTTTTGGAGATTGGAAGACATATTGGGATTCTTTCTACTCTAGATCTTACTTTTTTAATATAAAAACTCAAGAGTCTACATGGGAACCACCTGCAGGGATGGAACATTTGGTATATCTTGACTGCAGTAATCAGACAAAATTGATTGGTATGGACGCAGATCAAATGGATGTTCGTTCTGCCATTTCCTCCCAAAACAGCAAGACCTTAGATTCAATTGATCGACAGTACATTCTTGATTTTGAGACAGATGATACATCATTGTCACAGCCACTTACCGAGACATCAGAGGTACACGAGCTTACTGCTGACAATTTCAACAACTCCTTGATTACTTCCGCTGTGAGATGCATTTCTGAACCTTTGAATGAATCACATGAAGTCAATCAAATTAGTGTCAAAACATCAAACACACAGACGATGGAAAT ATTTGCAAGTGCACTTTCCGAGAGTGCACAGAGTACTGATCCGTTTCCTCCACATACAATTTCTCTAGAGGATAAGATGGATGCTCAATGTGGAACTATCCATAATGTAAGGAAAAAGAAAGCGAGGAGAGAACGGGCGCGGAGGAATATATCAGGCGATAAAGAAG AACTGCAATATCAAGAGTTTGCTGAGGAATTTTCTCCGATCATTAACAAGTACTGGCATCAGAGATACCAACTGTTTTCTAAATTTGATTGTGGGATAAGAATGGACGAGGAAGGATGGTTCTCTGTCACTCCGGAGCTTATAGCAAAGCATCATGCATCCCGTTGCGGTAGTGGCACCGTTGTTGACTGTTTCACAGGAGCTGGTGGAAATGCTATCCAATTCGCACTGAG GTGCAAACATGTTATCGCGATTGATATTGATCCAAAGAAGATTGATTATGCACAACATAATGCTTCTATATATGGGGTTGATGAGCGTCTTGACTTCATAAGAGGGGATTCTTTTCTTTTAGCTTCAACTCTGAAG GCAGATACTGTCTTTTTATCGCCGCCATGGGGAGGGCCTGCTTATTCCAAAGTAAAGGATTTTGATATAAAGACCATGCTCAAGCCATATGATGG GTATAAACTATTTAATGTTGCAAAACAGATTGCTTCGAGAATAGTCATGTTCCTACCAAGAAATGTCAATATTAACCAGCTGGCTGAGTTATCATTGTCTGAAAATCCTCCATGGTCACTGGAG GTTGAACAGAACTTCCTAAATGGCAGGTTGAAGGCTATTACTGCGTACTTCAGTAATCCAGCAGTAGATGATACTTCTAGCCCGTGA
- the LOC141706845 gene encoding uncharacterized protein LOC141706845 isoform X3 yields MEHEQLKQSSPAIRALGSLFKFTQSRHWDESPTSSWRGESEYRKDDLTWTSVKDADAGLSTTTMGSEVAAQMDALGLPLSFSTNKRNSVARGKRKDTNKNYLHTDVEIKDAVPISITAMDAKFLSSETEDPATVIERVVCAAVAENSGSDITSDELTPCLSCGSLNNQHLLKDDTVMKSNSISLNNGISGKSLLLKNEGSGHSEKNQKAGLTEPFDLGSPSVGNCTEFENSISSTWTKLSEDPKSHCAVHPHFSQALDNDNIDSDCLSEENQSKECEKLLDSACSLFAEVLKCNSVDAVNSLVQDQCTDYGKVSYDESEGPQSTVFTQFPEPNPDAIDLKSIGGFGDWKTYWDSFYSRSYFFNIKTQESTWEPPAGMEHLVYLDCSNQTKLIGMDADQMDVRSAISSQNSKTLDSIDRQYILDFETDDTSLSQPLTETSEVHELTADNFNNSLITSAVRCISEPLNESHEVNQISVKTSNTQTMEIFASALSESAQSTDPFPPHTISLEDKMDAQCGTIHNVRKKKARRERARRNISGDKEELQYQEFAEEFSPIINKYWHQRYQLFSKFDCGIRMDEEGWFSVTPELIAKHHASRCGSGTVVDCFTGAGGNAIQFALRCKHVIAIDIDPKKIDYAQHNASIYGVDERLDFIRGDSFLLASTLKADTVFLSPPWGGPAYSKVKDFDIKTMLKPYDGYKLFNVAKQIASRIVMFLPRNVNINQLAELSLSENPPWSLEVEQNFLNGRLKAITAYFSNPAVDDTSSP; encoded by the exons ATGGAACACGAACAACTCAAGCAATCATCACCTGCTATTAGAGCTCTCGGCTCCCTCTTCAAATTCACTCAAAGTCGCCACtg GGACGAATCCCCGACATCATCGTGGAGAGGTGAATCCGAATATCGTAAGGATGATCTG ACATGGACATCTGTGAAGGATGCTGATGCTGGTTTAAGTACGACAACAATGGGAAGTG AAGTTGCTGCACAGATGGATGCACTTGGTCTTCCTTTATCCTTTTCGACAAATAAG AGAAATAGTGTGGCTCGAGGGAAAAGAAAGGACACCAATAAAAATTATCTCCATACTGATGTAGAAATTAAAGACGCGGTTCCCATTTCCATTACAGCGA TGGATGCTAAATTCCTCTCCAGTGAAACAGAAGATCCAGCTACTGTGATTGAAAGAGTTGTCTGTGCTGCAGTTGCAGAAAATAGTGGCAGCGATATTACCTCCGACGAATTAACTCCCTGCTTGTCTTGTGGTTCTCTCAACAACCAACATTTATTAAAGGATGACACTGTAATGAAGTCTAATTCAATTAGTCTTAATAATGGAATTTCTGGTAAGAGTCTTTTGTTAAAAAATGAAGGCAGTGGTCATTCTGAGAAAAATCAAAAAGCAGGGTTAACGGAGCCTTTTGATTTGGGAAGCCCTTCCGTAGGTAATTGCACAGAGTTTGAGAATTCGATATCAAGTACCTGGACTAAGTTATCAGAAGATCCCAAGTCTCACTGTGCGGTGCATCCTCATTTTTCTCAAGCACTCGATAATGACAATATAGATAGTGATTGCCTCTCAGAGGAAAACCAGTCTAAAGAATGTGAGAAGTTGTTGGACTCTGCTTGTTCACTGTTTGCAGAAGTGCTCAAGTGTAATAGTGTAGATGCTGTGAACTCTCTAGTACAAGACCAGTGCACAGATTATGGAAAGGTATCATATGATGAGTCTGAGGGTCCCCAGTCCACTGTATTTACTCAGTTTCCAGAACCCAATCCTGATGCAATAGACCTCAAAAGCATTGGTGGTTTTGGAGATTGGAAGACATATTGGGATTCTTTCTACTCTAGATCTTACTTTTTTAATATAAAAACTCAAGAGTCTACATGGGAACCACCTGCAGGGATGGAACATTTGGTATATCTTGACTGCAGTAATCAGACAAAATTGATTGGTATGGACGCAGATCAAATGGATGTTCGTTCTGCCATTTCCTCCCAAAACAGCAAGACCTTAGATTCAATTGATCGACAGTACATTCTTGATTTTGAGACAGATGATACATCATTGTCACAGCCACTTACCGAGACATCAGAGGTACACGAGCTTACTGCTGACAATTTCAACAACTCCTTGATTACTTCCGCTGTGAGATGCATTTCTGAACCTTTGAATGAATCACATGAAGTCAATCAAATTAGTGTCAAAACATCAAACACACAGACGATGGAAAT ATTTGCAAGTGCACTTTCCGAGAGTGCACAGAGTACTGATCCGTTTCCTCCACATACAATTTCTCTAGAGGATAAGATGGATGCTCAATGTGGAACTATCCATAATGTAAGGAAAAAGAAAGCGAGGAGAGAACGGGCGCGGAGGAATATATCAGGCGATAAAGAAG AACTGCAATATCAAGAGTTTGCTGAGGAATTTTCTCCGATCATTAACAAGTACTGGCATCAGAGATACCAACTGTTTTCTAAATTTGATTGTGGGATAAGAATGGACGAGGAAGGATGGTTCTCTGTCACTCCGGAGCTTATAGCAAAGCATCATGCATCCCGTTGCGGTAGTGGCACCGTTGTTGACTGTTTCACAGGAGCTGGTGGAAATGCTATCCAATTCGCACTGAG GTGCAAACATGTTATCGCGATTGATATTGATCCAAAGAAGATTGATTATGCACAACATAATGCTTCTATATATGGGGTTGATGAGCGTCTTGACTTCATAAGAGGGGATTCTTTTCTTTTAGCTTCAACTCTGAAG GCAGATACTGTCTTTTTATCGCCGCCATGGGGAGGGCCTGCTTATTCCAAAGTAAAGGATTTTGATATAAAGACCATGCTCAAGCCATATGATGG GTATAAACTATTTAATGTTGCAAAACAGATTGCTTCGAGAATAGTCATGTTCCTACCAAGAAATGTCAATATTAACCAGCTGGCTGAGTTATCATTGTCTGAAAATCCTCCATGGTCACTGGAG GTTGAACAGAACTTCCTAAATGGCAGGTTGAAGGCTATTACTGCGTACTTCAGTAATCCAGCAGTAGATGATACTTCTAGCCCGTGA